A genomic stretch from Thunnus maccoyii chromosome 19, fThuMac1.1, whole genome shotgun sequence includes:
- the man1b1a gene encoding endoplasmic reticulum mannosyl-oligosaccharide 1,2-alpha-mannosidase produces the protein MYPPSRKDFISLTLSDPHSHTYNNGKHRRQSCWRKWKQLSRLQRSLILFLLALLLIFGLLSYPSITEQWKGLSDREDWLELNDRDLKPVPPGVKPVLGPAAGKTPAPVAGPHLGPAVVPDAVVPDAVVPGAVVPDAVVPDAVGPVAVVPDALGPDSVAELKGPNMPILAKPPIKKKPFPNKRGPPSLQKGGNVSDTVGGERQEQEVVQDEGEEEEKEKKIVSWRGAMIEADQATEPSPSANEKEAAAPPAPANPADTVPLAVSAGAVDRLEAVRDAFRHAWKGYKDYAWGHDELKPISKSFGEWFGLGLTLIDSLDTMWIMGLKEEFAEAKDWVEKELSFNKNVDVNLFETTIRVLGGLLSTYHLTGDHLFLEKAKDLGSRLMPAFKTPSKIPFSDVNIGKGTAHPPRWTSDSTLAEVTSIQLEFRELSHLTQDPLYQEVVNEVMKLVHKLPGKHDGLVPMFINTNSGQFTHKGVFTLGARADSYYEYLLKQWIQGGKTEDDLLEDYLQAIEGVKKHLVRQTGPSRLTFVGELSHNRFNAKMDHLVCFLPGTLALGAHNGLPGDHMDLAVQLMETCHQMYKQMETGLSPEIAHFSLQSSDGRDVVVKPADRHNLLRPETVESLFYMYRYTKDTKYQDWGWEILQSFNKYTKVSDGGYTSINNVRDPVNPGPRDKMESFFLGETLKYLYLLFSDDLELLSLDKYVFNTEAHPLPIWPSPPK, from the exons AAATGGAAGCAGCTGTCTCGGCTCCAGCGAAGCCTCATCCTGTTCCTGCTGGCTCTGCTGCTCATATTTGGACTGCTGTCCTATCCCAGCATCACAGAGCAGTGGAAAG ggttgTCTGACAGGGAGGACTGGCTGGAACTGAATGATAGAGACTTAAAGCCTGTGCCTCCAGGTGTGAAGCCTGTTTTGGGTCCAGCTGCAGGTAAAACTCCAGCTCCTGTGGCGGGGCCACATCTGGGGCCAGCTGTGGTCCCAGATGCTGTGGTCCCAGATGCTGTGGTCCCAGGCGCTGTGGTTCCAGACGCTGTGGTTCCAGATGCTGTGGGTCCAGTGGCTGTGGTTCCAGATGCTTTGGGTCCAGATTCTGTGGCGGAGCTTAAAGGACCAAACATGCCTATTTTGGCAAAACCCCCCATCAAG AAAAAGCCATTCCCAAACAAGAGAGGTCCACCAAGCCTGCAGAAAGGTGGAAATGTTTCAGACACAGTTGGTGGGGAAAGGCAAGAACAAGAGGTGGTTcaagatgaaggagaggaagaggaaaaagaaaagaagattgTCAG CTGGCGAGGAGCGATGATTGAAGCCGATCAGGCCACAGAGCCTTCACCCTCAGCCAATGAGAAAGAAGCTGCAGCACCCCCAGCACCAGCCAACCCTGCTGACACCGTCCCACTGGCAG TTTCAGCTGGAGCTGTGGACAGACTTGAGGCAGTACGTGATGCCTTCCGACATGCATGGAAAGGCTATAAGGACTACGCCTGGGGTCATGATGAGCTCAAGCCCATCTCCAAGTCTTTTGGCGAGTGGTTTGGATTGGGTTTAACACTCATTGATTCTCTGGACACCATGTGGATTATGGGCTTAAAAGAAG AGTTTGCAGAGGCAAAGGACTGGGTAGAGAAAGAGCTGTCCTTCAACAAAAACGTGGACGTGAATCTTTTTGAGACGACCATCCGCGTCCTTGGGGGCCTGCTGAGCACCTACCATCTAACAGGAGACCATCTTTTCCTAGAGAAAGCT AAAGACCTGGGGTCCAGGTTGATGCCCGCTTTCAAAACACCCTCAAAGATCCCATTCTCAGACGTCAACATTGGAAAGGGAACAGCCCACCCTCCTCGATGGACATCAGACAGCACACTGGCTGAGGTCACAAGCATTCAGCTGGAATTCAGAGAGCTGAGCCACCTCACTCAGGACCCGCTGTACCAG GAGGTTGTGAACGAGGTAATGAAGCTGGTCCACAAGCTTCCAGGCAAACATGACGGCCTGGTGCCCATGTTCATCAACACCAACAGTGGCCAGTTCACCCACAAAGGAGTCTTCACACTGGGCGCCAGGGCAGACAGCTACTATGAATACCTGCTCAAACAGTGGATCCAGGGAGGCAAGACAGAAGACGA CCTGTTGGAGGACTACCTTCAGGCTATTGAAGGAGTGAAAAAACACCTTGTGAGACAGACGGGGCCCAGCAGATTGACCTTTGTTGGAGAGTTGTCACATAACCGCTTCAATGCTAAAATG GACCACCTGGTGTGCTTCCTGCCAGGAACCTTGGCGCTGGGGGCCCACAACGGCCTCCCAGGGGACCATATGGATCTGGCTGTGCAGCTGATGGAGACCTGTCACCAGATGTACAAACAGATGGAGACTGGGCTGAGCCCGGAAATTGCACACTTCAGCCTGCAATCCAGTGACGGGCGCGATGTTGTTGTCAAG cctgcagacagacacaacCTGCTAAGACCAGAGACGGTGGAAAGTCTGTTCTACATGTACAGATATACTAAGGACACAAAGTACCAAGACTGGGGATGGGAGATACTGCAGAGCTTTAATAAGTACACTAAG GTGTCCGATGGCGGCTACACGTCCATTAACAACGTCCGTGACCCCGTTAACCCCGGGCCCCGTGACAAGATGGAGAGCTTCTTCCTCGGCGAGACACTGAAGTACCTGTACCTGCTCTTCTCTGACGACTTGGAGCTGCTCAGTCTAGACAAGTATGTCTTCAACACAGAGGCCCATCCACTCCCCATATGGCCTTCTCCACCAAAGTGA